In Nostoc sp. GT001, a genomic segment contains:
- a CDS encoding EH signature domain-containing protein gives MNSQFYIPFLPETPQCSPNQLIQLASNLPDATISIPSVDKVLEAIEQGKADRVSKLDWIYCIHAKAQWDQQNIDRCRKTSAAIWKVAISNLWLQHQLLWHLALYYSGHQEQGLAKSLAESFDIFANSDLVSHLLPVQIIRALCSKQAGRELAKIACEQRINRTELINKIKGDLPIWIPLFSRFIEDITPYFTTIRSPTQQQVRWLLSCLDEMSDSQQIKAVNHLLTNVSNDIASNHSLLVDWLRHNYRNGENWYKLSDPARQRLREWIGGINYGDFQKLVNLILNKLDLENFESNRLCSRRDFWANYSNRFERLRILLPKTSQIAIGYQIQGDVDLLEDDGSDPTEVCIFDFGEWFVVEFFRGRGSETRLFPKNSRNEQILFGESTLSVKRIRCLGGDRHDHVYLWQVFSHAWLADKGILPNLDTQPSRNPTVHQLQEREHKFEPWKREIERLEREAKAYV, from the coding sequence TTGAATTCTCAGTTTTACATTCCTTTCCTACCTGAAACTCCCCAGTGTAGTCCTAATCAACTTATTCAACTTGCAAGTAACTTACCAGATGCAACAATATCAATACCAAGTGTTGATAAAGTATTAGAAGCTATTGAACAGGGTAAAGCTGATCGAGTAAGTAAGTTAGATTGGATTTACTGCATCCATGCTAAAGCACAGTGGGATCAGCAAAATATTGACCGATGCAGGAAAACATCAGCAGCCATTTGGAAGGTAGCAATTTCTAATTTATGGTTGCAACATCAGCTATTGTGGCATTTAGCTCTTTATTATAGTGGTCATCAAGAACAGGGATTAGCAAAGTCTCTAGCTGAATCTTTTGATATCTTTGCTAATTCTGACTTAGTTAGTCACCTGCTACCAGTTCAAATTATTCGGGCGCTTTGCAGTAAACAAGCAGGTAGAGAATTAGCAAAAATTGCTTGTGAACAGCGTATTAACCGAACTGAACTTATAAACAAAATCAAAGGAGATTTACCTATTTGGATTCCATTATTCAGCAGATTCATAGAAGATATAACCCCCTATTTTACTACAATTCGCTCTCCAACTCAGCAGCAAGTAAGATGGTTGTTAAGTTGCTTGGATGAAATGTCAGATAGTCAGCAAATAAAAGCTGTTAATCATTTGCTAACTAATGTTTCCAATGATATAGCAAGCAATCATTCTTTACTGGTTGATTGGTTGAGACATAACTATAGAAATGGTGAAAATTGGTATAAACTTTCAGATCCAGCAAGGCAAAGACTTCGAGAGTGGATTGGAGGTATCAATTATGGTGATTTCCAAAAGTTAGTAAATCTCATATTGAACAAGCTGGATTTAGAAAACTTCGAGTCAAATCGGCTATGTAGTCGCAGGGATTTTTGGGCTAATTACAGTAACCGCTTTGAACGGCTTCGTATCTTGTTACCCAAGACATCACAAATTGCCATAGGGTATCAAATCCAAGGTGATGTTGATCTATTAGAGGATGATGGTAGCGATCCAACAGAGGTTTGTATATTCGATTTTGGTGAGTGGTTTGTAGTCGAATTCTTTCGTGGAAGAGGTAGTGAGACGCGCCTGTTTCCGAAAAATTCCAGAAATGAGCAAATCCTTTTTGGTGAATCCACACTTTCAGTCAAACGGATTCGCTGTCTAGGTGGCGATAGACACGATCATGTTTATCTTTGGCAGGTATTTTCCCACGCCTGGCTTGCAGATAAAGGAATTTTGCCTAATCTAGATACCCAGCCTTCCAGAAACCCGACAGTACATCAATTGCAAGAGCGAGAACACAAGTTTGAGCCGTGGAAAAGAGAGATTGAACGTCTAGAACGAGAAGCTAAAGCCTATGTGTGA
- a CDS encoding DUF433 domain-containing protein, giving the protein MDNTLLQRITHNPNICHGKPCIRGLRYPVEFILELLSSGMTTEEILADYDDLESKDILAVLLFAARLSQVKSIHRIAS; this is encoded by the coding sequence ATGGATAACACACTTCTACAACGCATCACTCATAATCCAAATATCTGCCACGGTAAACCCTGTATTCGAGGACTTCGTTATCCAGTTGAGTTTATTTTGGAACTGCTCAGTTCTGGCATGACTACTGAGGAAATATTGGCAGATTATGACGATTTAGAATCTAAAGATATTTTGGCTGTCTTGTTATTTGCCGCTCGACTTAGCCAAGTCAAAAGCATTCATCGAATCGCCTCATGA
- a CDS encoding OmpA family protein: MITANLVMVEAIMDDFIRGEIDAEIIEDDDSSIYLSIGDLMSGLLMFFALLFITALLQLAEKDVPKRVVIGNVVGQMKSNNINVKVNPETGDVSIQESILFAKGSTELKQEGKAFLRRFIPVYSGVIFSKPEFEQEISRVVIEGHTSSDGDDKTNLQLSLLRSSSVYNYIFYDMNFPTKAPLSQKILAAGRGEIESDNKRDNPGDRKVLFRFQFRSDELKKDIVKTTL; this comes from the coding sequence ATGATAACCGCCAATTTGGTAATGGTGGAAGCAATCATGGATGATTTTATCCGAGGTGAAATTGATGCAGAGATTATAGAGGATGATGACTCTAGTATCTATCTGTCTATTGGCGATCTAATGTCTGGGTTACTAATGTTTTTTGCTTTGCTATTTATCACTGCACTACTCCAGCTTGCAGAAAAGGATGTACCAAAACGGGTAGTAATTGGTAATGTTGTGGGACAGATGAAAAGCAACAATATAAATGTCAAAGTCAACCCGGAAACTGGGGATGTCAGTATTCAAGAATCAATTCTTTTTGCCAAGGGAAGTACAGAACTTAAACAAGAAGGTAAAGCCTTCCTACGCCGCTTTATTCCTGTTTACAGTGGGGTTATTTTCTCAAAACCAGAATTTGAGCAGGAAATTAGCCGCGTAGTTATAGAAGGTCACACTAGCTCAGATGGAGACGATAAAACTAATCTACAACTAAGCTTGTTGAGATCATCATCAGTTTACAACTACATTTTTTATGATATGAATTTCCCTACCAAAGCACCTTTAAGCCAGAAAATATTGGCTGCTGGTCGTGGAGAAATTGAATCTGACAATAAACGTGATAATCCAGGCGATCGCAAGGTACTTTTCCGCTTTCAGTTTCGCAGTGATGAGTTAAAGAAAGATATTGTAAAAACCACTCTTTAA
- a CDS encoding DUF475 domain-containing protein, with translation MLDQIFDYLDFHFSLEALIVLAILVLLEALLSADNAIALAAIARGLEDKELERKALNFGLVVAYVLRISLILTATWVQQFWQFELLGAAYLLWLVFQHFTSEESKDDHHXRARFNSLLQAIPVIAFTDLAFSLDSVTTAIAVSQEKWLVLTGATIGIITLRFMAGLFIRWLDEYENLEDAGYVTVAFVGLRLLLKVVNDSLVPPEWIMITAIFLILGWGFSKRVSTELPQIEAEKSEVSK, from the coding sequence ATGCTAGACCAAATTTTTGATTACCTCGACTTTCATTTCAGCCTTGAAGCACTTATAGTTCTGGCGATCCTGGTGCTTTTAGAGGCGCTGTTATCTGCCGACAATGCCATCGCCCTGGCTGCGATCGCTAGGGGGCTGGAAGACAAAGAACTTGAGCGTAAAGCTTTGAACTTTGGTTTAGTCGTTGCCTATGTGCTGCGAATCAGCCTGATTCTCACTGCCACTTGGGTACAACAATTCTGGCAATTTGAATTATTGGGCGCTGCTTATCTGCTTTGGTTGGTATTCCAACACTTTACCTCGGAAGAATCCAAGGACGATCACCATCANCGGGCGCGGTTTAATTCATTGTTGCAAGCGATACCTGTGATTGCATTTACAGATTTGGCATTTTCTTTGGATAGCGTGACAACTGCGATCGCAGTTTCTCAAGAAAAATGGCTAGTGTTAACGGGTGCAACAATTGGTATTATTACGCTGCGATTCATGGCGGGATTGTTTATTCGTTGGCTAGACGAATACGAAAATTTAGAAGACGCAGGCTATGTAACTGTAGCGTTCGTGGGCTTACGCCTGTTGTTGAAAGTGGTGAACGATAGTTTAGTTCCCCCAGAATGGATCATGATTACTGCCATCTTCCTGATTTTAGGCTGGGGATTTTCTAAGCGCGTTAGTACTGAATTACCCCAAATAGAAGCGGAAAAGAGCGAAGTCTCTAAGTAA
- a CDS encoding Uma2 family endonuclease, which translates to MSEPATLEIISDGISEDEVIFPPGDILSDEPPLESDIHREQIDLLIRILKLWWRDRQDFYASGNLTIYYSPNQKKSEHFREPRLFCSFGNPKKDRKSWVVWQEDGKYPNLIVEILSSSTTAVDKGLKKQVYQDTFRTPDYFWFDPVTMELQGFHLVDGKYQEIQVTTDGRLWSQQLELYLGVYEGKLRFFTTENQLILSSEELAELERLRAEQAEERAERAEQEIARLREVLRIQGIDLENI; encoded by the coding sequence ATGTCTGAACCTGCTACCCTAGAAATCATCTCTGATGGTATTTCAGAAGACGAAGTTATTTTTCCTCCTGGCGATATACTGAGTGACGAGCCACCTTTGGAAAGTGATATACACCGAGAACAAATCGATTTACTGATTCGCATCCTCAAATTATGGTGGCGAGATCGGCAAGACTTTTATGCTTCTGGTAATTTGACGATTTACTATAGTCCTAACCAGAAAAAATCAGAACATTTCCGTGAGCCTAGACTTTTTTGTAGTTTTGGGAACCCAAAAAAAGACCGTAAGAGTTGGGTAGTCTGGCAAGAAGACGGCAAATATCCCAACTTGATTGTGGAAATTTTGTCAAGTTCAACGACAGCAGTTGATAAAGGTTTAAAAAAACAAGTTTACCAAGATACCTTCCGTACACCAGATTATTTCTGGTTTGACCCTGTAACAATGGAACTTCAAGGATTCCATTTAGTTGACGGTAAGTATCAAGAAATCCAAGTAACCACTGATGGACGTTTGTGGAGTCAGCAGTTAGAACTTTATTTAGGAGTTTATGAAGGTAAATTAAGATTCTTCACTACTGAAAATCAATTAATACTATCATCAGAGGAATTGGCGGAACTTGAACGTTTGCGTGCCGAACAGGCAGAAGAACGCGCCGAACGAGCAGAGCAAGAAATTGCTCGACTACGGGAGGTTTTACGTATACAGGGCATCGACCTAGAGAATATTTGA
- the speA gene encoding biosynthetic arginine decarboxylase, with protein MGVESTATSDEVVQVPSNGQKEVKNHKHKKLLPPSPTTGDLPRSWKIEDSEALYRIEGWGQPYFSISAAGHVTVAPKGDRGGSLDLFELVNSMKQRNLGLPMLIRFSDILEDRIERLNACFAKAIARYNYPGVYRGVFPVKCNQERHLIEDLVKFGKPHQFGLEAGSKPELMIALAVLDTPGALLVCNGYKDREYIETAMLAQRLGQTPIIVLEQIEEVDLVIDANRQLGIKPILGVRAKLSTQGMGRWGTSSGDRAKFGLTMPEVIEAVDKLREANLLDSLQLMHFHIGSQISAINVIKDAIQEASRIYVELAMLGADMKYLDVGGGLGVDYDGSQTNFYASKNYNMQNYANDIVAELKDTCAERQIPVPTLISESGRAIASHQSVLIFDVLSTSDVPLDNPEPPQEGESPIINYLWETYQSINKENYQEFYHDAAQFKEEAISRFNLGILRLRERAKAERLYWACCQKILTITRQQEYVPDELEDLEKIMASIYYVNMSVFQSAPDCWAIDQLFPIMPIHRLDEEPTRRGILADLTCDSDGKIDRFIDLRDVKSVLELHTYKPGEPYYLGMFLNGAYQEIMGNLHNLFGDTNAVHIQLTPKGYQIEHVVKGDTMSEVVSYVQYDSEDMVENIRQRCEKALEEKRITLAESQRLLQTYEQSLRRYTYLNS; from the coding sequence ATGGGTGTTGAGTCAACTGCTACATCTGACGAGGTGGTACAAGTACCGTCCAATGGACAAAAAGAAGTGAAAAATCATAAGCACAAAAAACTGTTACCACCGAGTCCTACCACAGGAGATTTACCTCGCTCCTGGAAAATTGAGGATAGCGAAGCCTTGTACCGCATTGAAGGATGGGGACAACCTTATTTTTCCATTAGCGCTGCGGGTCACGTTACCGTGGCACCCAAGGGCGATCGCGGGGGTTCTCTTGACTTGTTTGAATTGGTCAACTCCATGAAACAGCGCAACTTGGGACTTCCCATGTTGATTCGCTTTTCCGATATTTTGGAAGACCGGATTGAGCGGTTGAATGCTTGTTTTGCTAAAGCGATCGCTCGTTATAATTACCCTGGTGTCTACCGTGGCGTGTTTCCCGTCAAATGCAATCAAGAACGGCATTTGATTGAGGATTTAGTGAAATTTGGCAAACCCCATCAATTTGGTTTAGAAGCCGGTTCCAAGCCAGAATTAATGATTGCTTTGGCTGTGTTGGATACACCAGGAGCATTGTTAGTTTGTAACGGCTACAAAGACCGAGAATACATCGAAACGGCAATGTTAGCCCAAAGACTAGGGCAAACACCAATTATCGTCTTAGAACAGATTGAAGAAGTTGATTTGGTAATTGATGCCAATCGTCAGTTAGGTATTAAACCAATATTAGGTGTTCGTGCTAAACTCAGTACCCAAGGCATGGGACGTTGGGGAACCTCTAGTGGCGATCGCGCTAAATTTGGTTTGACAATGCCTGAAGTAATAGAGGCTGTTGACAAGTTACGGGAAGCTAACCTGCTCGATTCTTTGCAGTTGATGCACTTCCATATCGGCTCACAAATCTCTGCCATCAATGTGATTAAAGATGCTATCCAAGAAGCCAGCCGCATTTATGTGGAATTGGCAATGCTGGGAGCAGATATGAAATACCTTGATGTTGGTGGCGGCTTGGGCGTAGATTACGATGGCTCCCAAACCAACTTCTATGCATCGAAAAATTACAACATGCAGAACTATGCCAACGACATCGTGGCAGAGTTAAAAGATACCTGTGCAGAGCGGCAAATTCCCGTACCAACACTGATTAGTGAAAGTGGACGAGCGATCGCTTCCCATCAGTCGGTGCTGATTTTCGACGTTCTCAGTACTAGTGATGTCCCTCTCGACAACCCAGAACCTCCACAAGAGGGAGAATCCCCGATTATTAATTATCTTTGGGAAACTTACCAATCCATTAACAAAGAGAATTATCAGGAGTTCTACCACGACGCTGCACAATTCAAAGAAGAAGCCATCAGCCGCTTCAACTTAGGAATTTTACGCCTCAGAGAACGAGCCAAAGCCGAACGCCTCTACTGGGCTTGTTGTCAAAAAATTCTTACCATCACTAGACAGCAAGAATACGTACCCGATGAACTGGAAGACTTAGAAAAAATCATGGCTTCCATCTACTACGTGAATATGTCAGTGTTCCAATCAGCACCAGATTGTTGGGCGATCGATCAACTATTCCCGATCATGCCAATCCACCGCTTAGATGAAGAACCAACACGGCGGGGAATTTTGGCAGACCTCACCTGCGACAGTGATGGTAAAATCGACCGCTTTATTGACCTGCGCGATGTCAAGTCGGTTTTAGAACTACACACCTATAAGCCTGGAGAACCCTATTATTTGGGAATGTTTTTGAATGGAGCTTACCAAGAAATCATGGGCAATTTGCACAACCTGTTTGGCGACACCAACGCCGTTCACATCCAATTAACCCCCAAAGGCTACCAAATTGAACACGTTGTCAAAGGTGACACCATGAGTGAAGTAGTAAGCTACGTCCAGTATGATTCCGAAGATATGGTGGAAAACATTCGCCAGCGTTGCGAGAAAGCATTAGAAGAAAAACGCATCACCCTAGCAGAATCTCAACGACTACTGCAAACCTACGAGCAGAGTCTTAGAAGATACACCTACTTAAATAGTTAG
- a CDS encoding restriction endonuclease subunit R, translating into MPLTVEGSSLSLNDVHRFLKLEKLSNGSFTDFLRLEPLSDFEQQDLLRIRNDFDRYLSAGKISEGLVKFLTIAPLMRLSGFYDVPIRLTMEDSIAMPAAVNNAVEDEDKRITGRMDILAINSPQSNIAPPFWVVVIETKNSAVEVGEGLPQLLTYAFKSLAQQPSVWSLATNGLRYQFVYLRHEQQPTYQLMPLLNLNESPGAIKLLQVLKSICKLPNFQ; encoded by the coding sequence ATGCCCCTCACCGTCGAAGGTAGCAGCTTATCTCTCAACGATGTTCATCGCTTTCTCAAATTAGAAAAGCTTTCCAATGGTTCATTTACAGATTTCTTAAGGCTAGAACCACTCTCTGACTTTGAACAGCAGGATTTATTACGAATCAGAAACGACTTTGATCGTTATTTAAGTGCAGGTAAAATTTCTGAAGGGTTGGTTAAATTCTTAACGATCGCACCCTTAATGCGGCTCTCAGGATTCTACGATGTGCCGATTCGGTTGACAATGGAAGATAGCATTGCGATGCCTGCGGCGGTAAACAACGCAGTCGAAGATGAAGACAAAAGAATTACCGGGCGGATGGATATTTTAGCAATCAACAGTCCTCAAAGTAATATTGCGCCGCCTTTTTGGGTTGTAGTAATTGAAACGAAAAATAGTGCGGTTGAAGTAGGTGAGGGTTTACCTCAATTACTCACTTATGCCTTTAAAAGTTTAGCCCAACAACCATCAGTTTGGAGTTTGGCAACTAACGGACTGCGTTATCAATTTGTTTATTTAAGACATGAACAGCAACCAACTTATCAGTTAATGCCATTATTAAATCTGAATGAATCTCCCGGTGCAATTAAGTTATTACAAGTTCTTAAAAGCATCTGCAAGTTACCAAATTTTCAGTAA
- a CDS encoding DUF5615 family PIN-like protein → MKFIVDAQLPVRLARFLKTSGYDTIHTRDLPRENATPDNEINTISXSQNRILITKHVDFVNSFLTVQQPYKLLLITTGNINNSELESLFIANFQSLVXLFKQHSYIEINRDTIIVHQ, encoded by the coding sequence ATGAAATTTATTGTCGATGCTCAGTTACCAGTTCGTCTTGCCCGTTTTCTCAAAACTTCAGGTTATGACACGATCCACACCAGAGACTTACCACGGGAAAATGCTACGCCAGATAATGAGATTAATACCATATCAATNTCACAAAATCGAATTTTAATTACCAAACACGTGGATTTTGTCAACTCTTTTTTAACAGTTCAGCAACCTTATAAACTACTTTTAATAACGACAGGAAATATCAATAACTCAGAATTGGAATCCCTATTTATAGCTAACTTCCAATCTCTAGTTNNNTTGTTTAAGCAGCATTCCTATATTGAAATAAATCGAGACACCATTATTGTGCATCAGTAG
- a CDS encoding NDP-sugar synthase has protein sequence MKAMILAAGKGTRVRPITYTIPKPMIPILQKPVMEFLLELLRQHGFDQIMVNVSHLAEEIENYFRDGQRFGVQIAYSFEGKINDEGKLEGEAIGSAGGMRRIQDFSPFFDDTFVVLCGDALIDLDLTAAVKWHRAKGSIATIITKSVPKEEVSSYGVVVTDEDGRVKAFQEKPSTEEALSTNINTGIYIFEPEVFNYIPSDVEYDIGSQLFPKLVEIKAPFYAIPMDFEWVDIGKVPDYWRAIRGVLLGEIKNVQIPGHEVAPGIYTGLNVAVNWDKVDITGPVYIGGMTRIEDGAKIVGPAMIGPNCWICSGATVENSVIFEWSRLGPGVRLVDKLVFGRYCVDKTGAAIDVQAAALDWLITDARQTPPSHTPVERQAIEELLGTNVN, from the coding sequence ATGAAAGCGATGATTCTCGCGGCTGGCAAGGGTACTCGCGTGCGTCCGATTACCTATACAATTCCCAAACCAATGATTCCCATCCTGCAAAAGCCAGTGATGGAGTTTTTGCTGGAACTGTTACGCCAACATGGATTTGACCAAATTATGGTCAATGTTAGTCATTTGGCTGAGGAAATAGAAAACTATTTCCGTGATGGTCAGCGGTTTGGGGTGCAGATTGCCTATTCGTTTGAAGGGAAAATTAATGACGAGGGTAAACTGGAGGGAGAAGCGATAGGTTCAGCTGGAGGAATGCGGCGTATCCAAGACTTCTCACCCTTTTTTGATGATACCTTTGTGGTTTTGTGCGGTGATGCTTTGATTGATTTAGATTTAACTGCGGCGGTTAAATGGCATAGAGCTAAAGGCTCGATCGCTACCATTATCACTAAATCTGTCCCCAAGGAAGAAGTTTCTAGCTATGGTGTGGTTGTGACTGACGAAGATGGTCGTGTCAAAGCTTTCCAAGAAAAACCTTCAACTGAAGAAGCCCTCAGCACCAACATCAACACAGGTATTTATATCTTTGAGCCAGAAGTTTTTAACTATATTCCCTCTGATGTTGAATATGACATTGGTAGCCAATTGTTTCCCAAATTGGTAGAAATCAAAGCCCCCTTTTACGCCATTCCTATGGACTTTGAATGGGTAGATATTGGTAAAGTCCCAGACTATTGGCGGGCGATTCGCGGTGTCCTGCTGGGTGAAATCAAAAATGTCCAAATTCCTGGTCATGAAGTCGCCCCCGGCATCTACACGGGCTTAAATGTCGCCGTCAATTGGGACAAGGTGGATATTACAGGCCCCGTTTACATTGGCGGGATGACGAGAATCGAAGACGGAGCTAAAATTGTCGGGCCAGCAATGATTGGCCCCAATTGTTGGATTTGTAGTGGCGCAACAGTGGAAAACAGCGTGATTTTTGAATGGTCGCGCTTGGGTCCTGGAGTCCGGTTAGTCGATAAGCTGGTATTTGGACGTTATTGCGTAGATAAAACTGGCGCTGCGATCGATGTTCAAGCTGCTGCTTTAGACTGGCTGATTACTGATGCCCGCCAGACACCACCATCACATACCCCTGTTGAACGACAAGCGATAGAGGAATTGTTGGGGACGAACGTAAATTAA
- the ndk gene encoding nucleoside-diphosphate kinase produces MERTFLAIKPDGVQRGLVGEIIRRFETKGFTLVGLKLLKVSRELAEQHYGVHRERPFFGGLVEFITSSPVVAMVWEGDGVIASARKIIGATNPLTAEPGTIRGDFGLNIGRNLIHGSDAPETAQQEIALWFKDEELVSWQPHLTPWLHE; encoded by the coding sequence ATGGAGCGCACATTTTTAGCAATTAAGCCTGATGGAGTCCAGCGGGGATTAGTAGGTGAAATTATCCGTCGCTTTGAAACCAAAGGTTTTACCCTGGTTGGTTTAAAGTTACTAAAAGTCAGTCGGGAACTGGCTGAACAACACTATGGCGTTCACCGAGAACGTCCCTTTTTTGGTGGTCTAGTGGAATTTATCACTTCTAGCCCAGTGGTAGCGATGGTATGGGAAGGTGATGGTGTTATTGCATCTGCTAGAAAAATTATTGGGGCGACAAATCCCTTAACAGCAGAGCCAGGAACAATTCGCGGCGATTTTGGACTAAATATTGGTCGCAACTTAATCCACGGTTCTGATGCTCCAGAAACCGCGCAACAGGAAATTGCCCTGTGGTTTAAGGATGAAGAATTGGTCAGTTGGCAACCACACTTAACGCCTTGGTTGCACGAGTAA
- a CDS encoding ScpA family protein — protein sequence MEASELLETITFLIYQAEQGEIDPWDVQVIEVIDRYLELMAPGAITRGYEADLSQSGQAFLSASMLVLFKANTLMQLSTVGDAQDGIEDDALLEGEDGVLHQGHRLPLERQLRRRPAAMPPPKRRVTLQELIEQLQIMANQLKLVEKVSKPIRPRRQPSVQSMREALELAHQENLTEVAGELEQVLKLSARELSLEHNWVNLEQLVELWTKTKLFKQNGSGHESEHSNLVSVFWALLLLSAQSKVELFQEDFYHEIKIRLIRDSAHIGKPFENPMN from the coding sequence ATGGAAGCTTCCGAGCTGTTAGAAACAATCACATTTTTGATTTACCAAGCCGAGCAGGGTGAAATTGATCCTTGGGATGTCCAAGTGATTGAGGTGATTGACCGCTATTTAGAACTGATGGCACCAGGGGCAATAACAAGAGGCTATGAAGCGGACTTGTCTCAATCTGGACAGGCATTTTTATCAGCATCAATGTTGGTATTATTCAAAGCCAATACCTTGATGCAATTGTCAACAGTCGGAGATGCACAAGATGGTATAGAAGATGATGCCCTTTTAGAAGGTGAAGACGGTGTATTACATCAGGGTCATCGTCTACCATTAGAACGGCAATTGCGTCGTCGTCCAGCGGCAATGCCGCCACCAAAGCGCCGGGTGACTCTGCAAGAGTTAATCGAGCAATTGCAGATTATGGCGAACCAGCTGAAGCTAGTAGAAAAAGTCAGCAAACCTATCCGTCCTAGGCGTCAACCTAGCGTCCAAAGTATGCGGGAGGCGCTGGAGTTAGCTCACCAGGAAAATCTGACAGAAGTTGCTGGAGAACTGGAGCAGGTGTTGAAATTGTCGGCAAGAGAGCTAAGTTTAGAACACAATTGGGTGAATTTAGAACAACTTGTAGAATTGTGGACTAAGACAAAGCTTTTCAAGCAAAATGGGTCTGGACATGAGTCTGAACACAGTAATCTAGTTAGCGTTTTCTGGGCATTACTATTACTCTCAGCTCAATCAAAAGTAGAGCTATTTCAAGAGGATTTTTATCATGAAATTAAAATTCGCTTAATTAGAGATTCAGCTCATATCGGCAAACCTTTTGAGAATCCGATGAACTAA